From a region of the Calliphora vicina chromosome 4, idCalVici1.1, whole genome shotgun sequence genome:
- the ND-75 gene encoding NADH-ubiquinone oxidoreductase 75 kDa subunit, mitochondrial, translating into MIRAPLVKALGTLGSPTHQIASKAVRTSAALAQTPAKAPEKIEVFVDDIPVKVAPGTTVLQAAAMIGVEIPRFCYHERLAVAGNCRMCLVEVEKSPKPVAACAMPVMKGWRIKTNSEMTRKAREGVMEFLLMNHPLDCPICDQGGECDLQDQAMAFGSDRSRFTDINHTGKRAVEDKDIGPLVKTIMTRCIHCTRCVRFASEIAGVDDLGTTGRGNDMQIGTYVEKLFLTELSGNVIDLCPVGALTNKPYSFVARPWEIRKISSIDVLDAVGSNIIVSTRTNEVLRILPRENEDVNEEWLADKSRFACDGLKRQRLVAPMVRMPNGELQAVEWEGALISVAKAMKNAKGAVAAVAGQLADVEAIVALKDLLNRNGAEVLCTEQGFATNGASTDLRSNYVCNTTIAALEEADAVLLIGTNPRYEAPLVNTRLRKAYVHNELDIASIGPKVDLSYKHDNLGEDAGLITNVCTGSHAFSKVLEGAKKPAIIVGADVLERADGSGILATVSAYCKKLNKPNWNALNVLQTNAAQTGAYDVGYQPGLQAAIKAKPKVLFLLGADAGKISRDQLPQDCFIVYIGHHGDNGASIADAVLPGAAYTEKQATYVNTEGRAQQTLQAVSPPGMAREDWKILRALSEVAGTPLPYDTLDELRNRIEDIAPHLTRWGKLEPAGFQGLADQVAATKSVDNTKLEIKLKELRDYFMTDAVSRASPTMAKCISAVNKQNSKEQQRAVC; encoded by the exons ATGATTCGTGCACCGCTTGTTAAGGCCTTGGGCACACTGGGCTCGCCCACACATCAAATCGCCAGTAAAGCGGTGCGTACAAGTGCCGCTCTTGCCCAGACACCAGCCAAAGCTCCGGAAAAGATTGAAGTGTTTGTCGATGACATTCCCGTTAAGGTAGCACCCGGCACTACCGTGTTACAG GCAGCAGCTATGATTGGTGTAGAGATTCCACGTTTCTGCTATCACGAACGTTTAGCTGTAGCTGGTAATTGTCGTATGTGTTTGGTAGAAGTGGAGAAAAGTCCCAAACCTGTGGCAGCCTGTGCCATGCCCGTTATGAAAGGATGGCGCATCAAGACTAACTCTGAAATGACTCGCAAAGCCCGCGAAGGTGTTATGGAATTTTTGCTTATGAACCATCCATTGGATTGTCCCATTTGTGATCAGGGTGGTGAATGTGATTTGCAAGATCAAGCCATGGCTTTCGGTTCAGATCGTTCACGTTTCACTGATATCAACCACACTGGCAAACG CGCTGTTGAAGATAAGGATATCGGTCCTTTGGTTAAAACAATTATGACCCGTTGCATTCATTGTACTCGTTGCGTTCGTTTCGCTTCGGAAATTGCCGGTGTTGATGATTTAGGCACAACCGGTCGCGGTAATGATATGCAAATTGGAACATATGTTGAAAAGCTATTTTTAACTGAATTGTCCGGCAACGTTATTGATTTGTGTCCAGTTGGTGCTTTGACTAATAAACCATACAG ctttGTTGCTCGTCCCTGGGAAATTCGTAAAATCAGCAGCATTGATGTTCTAGATGCTGTTGGCAGCAACATTATAGTTAGCACTCGCACCAATGAAGTATTGCGTATTTTACCACGCGAAAATGAAGATGTCAACGAAGAATGGTTGGCTGATAAGTCCCGTTTTGCATGTGATGGTTTGAAACGTCAACGTTTGGTAGCTCCCATGGTTCGCATGCCAAACGGTGAATTGCAAGCTGTTGAGTGGGAGGGAGCTCTGATTTCAGTTGCCAAGGCTATGAAAAATGCAAAGGGTGCCGTGGCTGCTGTCGCCGGTCAATTGGCTGATGTTGAAGCAATTGTGGCTCTTAAGGATTTACTCAACCGCAATGGAGCTGAAGTTTTGTGCACTGAACAAGGTTTTGCCACCAACGGTGCTAGTACTGATTTGCGTTCCAACTATGTTTGCAACACCACAATTGCTG CTTTGGAAGAAGCCGATGCTGTTTTGTTAATTGGCACCAATCCCCGTTATGAGGCTCCTTTAGTCAATACTCGTCTGCGCAAGGCTTACGTACACAATGAATTGGATATTGCTTCCATTGGCCCTAAGGTAGATCTCTCGTATAAACATGATAATTTGGGTGAAGATGCCGGCTTAATTACCAACGTCTGCACTGGCTCTCATGCTTTCTCCAAGGTTTTGGAGGGAGCCAAGAAACCCGCTATTATTGTTGGTGCTGATGTTTTGGAACGTGCTGATGGTTCTGGCATTTTGGCTACAGTCTCAGCTTACTGCAAGAAATTGAACAAACCT aactGGAATGCCCTGAATGTTTTGCAAACAAATGCCGCCCAAACTGGCGCCTATGATGTTGGTTATCAACCCGGTCTCCAAGCCGCCATTAAGGCCAAGCCTAAAGTTTTGTTCTTGTTGGGTGCTGATGCCGGCAAAATTAGCCGCGATCAATTGCCTCAGGATTGTTTCATTGTTTACATTGGCCATCATGGTGATAATGGTGCATCCATTGCTGATGCTGTCTTACCTGGTGCTGCATACACCGAAAAGCAGGCTACTTATGTTAATACTGAAGGTCGTGCTCAACAAACCTTGCAAGCTGTATCACCACCCGGCATGGCTCGTGAAGACTGGAAGATTTTGCGTGCACTTTCTGAAGTAGCTG gaacTCCCCTCCCATACGATACTCTTGATGAATTACGCAACCGCATTGAAGATATTGCCCCTCACTTGACCCGTTGGGGCAAATTGGAACCTGCAGGCTTCCAAGGTTTAGCTGATCAAGTAGCTGcg ACAAAGTCCGTTGACAACACCAAACTCGAGATAAAATTGAAGGAATTGCGTGATTACTTTATGACCGATGCTGTTTCCAGAGCATCTCCTACCATGGCAAAATGTATATCGgctgttaataaacaaaatagcaAAGAGCAACAACGTGCcgtttgttaa
- the comr gene encoding uncharacterized protein comr, giving the protein MDTNYPYITRQDIVNFPFPYKLWLVVNLEHCDFLRWNRDGTVVLLDLVDLEDYLNSTRSIFKIKNSSTFLQHLEEFKFERLNATPEAEEDLLLQYRNENFQRHRLDLLAKIRRHTYQLIGQLAIDNCAESEGGTKKFSNNVDDESANIPKLVSNRMLGDLCFMFHGGLSKIKRSRLRFETLLHFHNEQRILKEKLKASESFQTLKTKPDVSMGSSAISPYEDQVIELPIELFENPHDSVLNLGADFRPEYAGYYGNCSKDQILQFFGEYLPMYEDNSVEVKKIVTDNSTASGNNTLPIIAEPNIMQYSSPNVTENPNIYISTPIATNFVHNLNFSSNLEPIYITNENSENINPNNGNTSNDFTVTQLNSSCLDNEADISMDEFIKFKDSRSENLTVDCPEINNAADDCAAYSSYPPEQVDTNAFPQMPTSIQKEISEDVKENEANFRSFFSQYRASLNILYERQ; this is encoded by the exons ATGGACACAAACTATCCATATATAACACGGCAGGATATTGTAAACTTTCCATTTCCCTATAAACTATGGTTGGTAGTGAATTTAGAACATTGTGATTTTCTACGTTGGAATCGCGATGGTACTGTCGTACTTTTAGATTTAGTGGATCTTGAAGACTATCTGAATTCCACACgttctatatttaaaataaagaacaGTTCCACATTTCTACAACATTTAGAGGAATTCAAGTTTGAACGTTTAAATGCCACACCAGAAGCCGAAGAAGATTTATTGTTGCAATATAGAAATGAGAATTTCCAAAGACATCGTTTAGATTTGTTGGCAAAAATACGAAGGCACACTTATCAGTTGATAGGCCAACTGGCAATTGATAATTGTGCCGAAAGTGAAGGCGGTACAAAGAAATTCAGTAATAATGTAGATGACGAAAGTGCCAACATTCCAAAACTTGTGTCCAACAGAATGTTGGGTGATTTGTGTTTTATGTTTCATGGCGGCCTCTCTAAAATCAAAAGAAGTCGTTTACGTTTTGAAACTCTGCTACATTTTCATAACGAACAGCGTATATTAAAGGAAAAGCTAAAAGCTTCCGAGTCATTTCAAACCCTTAAAACCAAACCAGACGTTTCTATGGGTTCATCAGCGATTTCACCATATGAAGATCAAGTTATTGAATTGCCGATAGAATTGTTTGAAAATCCACACGATTCTGTTCTAAATTTGGGCGCTGATTTTCGTCCTGAGTATGCAGGTTACTATGGCAATTGTAGCAAGGATCAGATATTGCAATTCTTTGGCGAATATTTGCCTATGTATGAAGATAATTCAGTggaagtgaaaaaaattgtgaCAGATAATAG TACTGCTAGTGGTAACAATACGCTTCCAATTATCGCTGAACCCAATATAATGCAATACTCCTCTCCTAATGTTACTGAGAACCCGAACATTTATATATCAACCCCTATAGCAACAAATTTTGTACataatttgaacttttcttCGAACCTGGAGCCCATTTACATTACGAATGAAAACTCAGAAAATATCAATCCAAACAATGGTAACACAAGTAATGATTTCACAGTAACACAACTAAATTCAAGTTGCTTAGATAACGAGGCCGATATATCAATGgatgaatttattaaatttaaagattcgCGCAGTGAAAACCTTACAGTTGATTGTCCAGAAATTAATAACGCCGCTGATGATTGTGCCGCTTATAGCTCTTATCCACCGGAGCAAGTGGATACAAATGCATTTCCACAAATGCCAACATCCATTCAAAAAGAAATATCTGAGGATGTTAAAGAAAATGAAGCTAATTTCCGTAGTTTCTTTAGTCAATACAGGgcttctttaaatatattgtatgaACGTCAGTAA